In one window of Frigoriglobus tundricola DNA:
- a CDS encoding PPC domain-containing DNA-binding protein — MKTSVLDEARERTFALIYETGDEVVAGLKRFAHDHRPRSAHFTAIGAFSDAVLAYFDWPSKQYKDIPLDEQVEVLTLAGDIAWRDDGEPVVHAHVVVGRVDGSTRGGHLKRARVRPTLELVLVEYPKHLGRKYDAQSGLTLIRV; from the coding sequence ATGAAAACGAGTGTCCTCGACGAGGCCCGCGAGCGGACCTTCGCGCTGATCTACGAGACCGGCGACGAGGTCGTTGCGGGGCTGAAGCGGTTCGCGCACGACCATCGGCCGCGGTCCGCGCATTTCACCGCGATCGGGGCGTTCTCCGACGCGGTCCTCGCTTACTTCGACTGGCCCAGCAAGCAATACAAGGACATTCCCCTGGACGAGCAGGTCGAGGTGCTGACGCTCGCCGGCGACATCGCCTGGCGAGACGACGGAGAGCCGGTGGTCCACGCGCACGTTGTTGTGGGGCGCGTGGACGGCTCCACACGCGGCGGGCACCTGAAACGAGCCCGCGTCCGGCCGACACTCGAGCTGGTGCTGGTCGAGTACCCGAAGCACCTGGGGCGGAAGTACGATGCGCAATCTGGCCTCACGCTGATCCGCGTTTGA
- a CDS encoding glycoside hydrolase family 15 protein, whose product MDTRFRTRATQEANRGEPVKKLSEAPGAPGADPIWNSGAKVGVGTAVTAESPLWFTLGRGVVEEVYFPYADHPCVRDFGLAVADGHDFFSWEKDDTDSIAILPEPGVPAYGLVNECRRGHYQIQKGVFSHPDLPVVLQQTQFNPAEGRDLAVYAILNPHLGPQASAWLGEYKGTPMLFATGERGAVALAASVPWGTRSVGFVGRSDGWQDLARHKRMTWGYDRAEGGNVVLTGQIDHTRGEFLLVLAFGSDPDEAGQRANVALFDGFDAPLTRYTRAWTKWQAALLPLDGRTDRTATVYRASAAVLRTHEAKFPPGAAVASLTVPFGQGRTGTDTGGYHLVWPRDLVEAAGGLLAAGVADHVPATLAFLESTQEPDGHWAQNMWLNGGPYWNGVQLDETALAILLLDLARRAGAVDSGAAARFWPMVRRATGYLVRNGPATPEDRWEHDGGYSPFTLGAEIAALVVAADMATEHGEPALGEYLCETADLWNAAIEEWTYVTGTALAKRVGVEGYYVRLGSTGGRGGPPGTGSDPRDGADGRSVSPDALALVRFGLRAADDPRIVNTIKVIDAVLRVDLGYGPGWHRYPGDRYGEYPDGRPRDHNGGVGRAWPLFAGERGHYELAAGRRDAAERMLRLMEDSATETGLIPEQVWDESDIPEKGLFRGRPTTSACPLAWAHAEYIKLLRSLRDGAVFDRPRQTLQRYVKGEQKPRIGVWRFNKQCKHLPAGDTLRIELNDAALVRWTATGWRETNEVKTRDTGLGMFVADLPTGPISTGAEVVFTFHWTAADRWEGTDFRVAVSPHNG is encoded by the coding sequence ATGGACACGCGGTTCCGGACCCGTGCGACGCAAGAGGCGAACCGAGGAGAGCCCGTGAAGAAGCTGTCCGAAGCGCCCGGTGCACCGGGCGCGGACCCGATATGGAACTCCGGTGCCAAGGTCGGGGTCGGGACCGCCGTGACGGCGGAGAGTCCGCTCTGGTTCACCCTCGGGCGCGGGGTCGTGGAAGAGGTCTACTTCCCCTACGCCGATCACCCGTGCGTCCGCGACTTCGGGCTGGCGGTCGCGGACGGCCACGATTTCTTCTCCTGGGAAAAGGACGACACGGACTCGATAGCGATCCTGCCCGAACCGGGCGTACCGGCGTACGGCCTCGTGAACGAGTGCCGCCGGGGGCACTACCAGATCCAAAAGGGGGTGTTCTCGCACCCCGACCTGCCAGTCGTTCTCCAACAGACACAGTTCAACCCGGCCGAGGGGCGGGATCTGGCGGTGTACGCGATCCTCAACCCGCACCTCGGGCCGCAGGCGAGCGCCTGGCTGGGTGAGTACAAGGGGACGCCGATGCTGTTCGCGACCGGGGAGCGGGGCGCAGTGGCCCTGGCCGCCTCGGTCCCGTGGGGCACGCGCTCTGTCGGGTTCGTCGGTCGGTCGGACGGGTGGCAGGACCTCGCCCGGCACAAGCGCATGACGTGGGGCTATGACCGCGCCGAGGGCGGCAACGTCGTTCTCACCGGACAGATCGACCACACCAGGGGCGAGTTCCTCCTCGTGCTGGCGTTCGGCTCCGACCCGGACGAGGCCGGCCAGCGCGCCAACGTCGCGCTGTTCGACGGGTTCGATGCCCCGCTCACGCGATACACGCGTGCGTGGACGAAGTGGCAGGCCGCACTTCTTCCGCTCGACGGCCGCACGGACCGGACCGCGACCGTCTATCGCGCGAGCGCCGCCGTGCTGCGGACGCACGAGGCGAAGTTCCCGCCCGGCGCGGCGGTCGCCAGCCTCACCGTCCCGTTCGGCCAGGGCCGAACCGGTACGGACACCGGCGGCTACCACCTCGTCTGGCCCCGCGATCTGGTGGAGGCGGCCGGCGGGTTGCTCGCCGCGGGGGTCGCGGACCACGTCCCGGCGACCCTGGCGTTTCTCGAATCGACGCAAGAGCCGGACGGGCACTGGGCGCAGAACATGTGGCTGAACGGTGGGCCGTACTGGAACGGGGTCCAGCTGGACGAGACCGCTCTGGCGATCCTGCTACTCGACTTGGCCCGGCGCGCGGGGGCGGTCGATTCGGGAGCGGCGGCCCGGTTCTGGCCGATGGTGCGCCGGGCCACCGGGTACCTCGTCCGCAACGGTCCCGCCACACCCGAGGACCGGTGGGAACACGACGGCGGCTACTCGCCGTTCACCCTCGGCGCGGAAATCGCGGCGCTCGTTGTCGCCGCGGACATGGCCACCGAGCACGGTGAACCCGCGCTCGGCGAATATCTGTGCGAGACGGCGGACCTGTGGAACGCCGCGATCGAAGAGTGGACCTACGTGACCGGAACCGCTCTGGCGAAGCGGGTGGGGGTCGAGGGGTACTACGTCCGATTGGGTTCTACGGGCGGTCGCGGCGGGCCGCCCGGGACCGGTTCGGACCCGCGGGACGGAGCGGACGGGCGTTCGGTCAGCCCCGATGCCCTCGCGCTGGTGCGGTTCGGCTTGCGCGCGGCGGACGACCCGCGGATCGTGAACACCATCAAAGTCATTGACGCGGTGTTACGGGTCGATCTGGGGTACGGCCCCGGCTGGCACCGGTACCCCGGGGACCGGTACGGCGAATACCCGGACGGGCGGCCCCGCGACCACAATGGCGGGGTCGGCCGCGCGTGGCCGCTGTTCGCGGGCGAGCGGGGGCACTACGAACTCGCCGCCGGCCGGCGCGACGCGGCCGAACGAATGCTCCGCCTCATGGAAGACTCGGCGACCGAAACCGGCCTCATTCCGGAGCAGGTCTGGGACGAGTCCGACATCCCGGAGAAGGGCCTGTTCCGCGGCCGACCGACCACGTCCGCCTGTCCGCTCGCGTGGGCGCACGCGGAATACATCAAGTTGCTCCGGTCGCTGCGCGACGGGGCGGTGTTCGACCGGCCGCGCCAGACGCTCCAACGGTACGTGAAGGGTGAGCAAAAACCGCGGATCGGTGTCTGGCGCTTTAACAAACAGTGCAAACACCTGCCGGCAGGTGATACCCTACGCATCGAACTGAATGACGCGGCCCTCGTTCGCTGGACCGCGACCGGGTGGAGAGAAACGAACGAGGTGAAAACCCGAGATACGGGCCTTGGAATGTTCGTGGCCGACTTACCGACCGGTCCGATTTCAACGGGCGCTGAGGTCGTTTTCACGTTCCACTGGACCGCAGCCGATCGCTGGGAGGGGACCGATTTCCGGGTGGCCGTCTCCCCCCATAACGGTTAA
- a CDS encoding FAD-binding and (Fe-S)-binding domain-containing protein, with protein sequence MTISLTVLREENERPRFERQRRDSARTAIPPDAAGALEADLRRATTAEVRFDAGSRALYATDGSNYRQVPIGVVVPRTVDDVVATVAAARAHGAPVLSRGGGTSLGGQCCNVAVVMDFSKYLHRVVRIDPASRLGTVQPGCVLDTLRGTAKREHGLTFSPDPATHTHCTLGGMLGNDSCGSHSLLGAKFGRGLRVADNTHELDVLTYDGTRMRVGATPPEELERLIAAGGRRGEIYARLKALRDTYADEIRTRFPKLPRRVSGYNLDALLPENGFHVAQALVGTESTCVTYLEATLNLVPEPEARSLVVFGYADVYAACEHLMEILASRPTALEGLDHLLIEYVQKKGDETANLKLLPDGKGFLMVEFGGESKADSDNQARRCMDKLKGLKNPPSMKLFDDPHEEQLLWKVREGGLGSTAWVPGQPDAWPGWEDSAVPPERVGPYLRDLRALFDKFDYHPSLYGHFGQGCIHCRVPFDLYTTDGVKKYRSFMDEATDLVCRYGGSLSGEHGDGQARGEYLPKMFGPTLYQAFREFKAIWDPTGKMNPGKKIDAYPIDANLRLGPDYNPPEPDTHFSYPKDKHSFARAALRCVGVGECRRENGHSTMCPSYMVTREEKHSTRGRARMLFEMMNGEVITDGWRSPEVKDALDLCLSCKGCKHDCPVNVDMATYKAEFLSHYYAGRARPRHAYAMGLIDVWARLAAAAPGVANLFSQTPGLRSAAKWLGGLAPERAMPAFATETFKSWYFGRPNPRRSGRPVVLWADTFTNYFKPERGKAAVAVLEDAGCRVIVPRAHLCCGRPLYDYGMLDTARGYLRTVLATLQPAIETGVPVIGLEPSCTAVFRDELVEMFPLNEDAKRLHDQTFYLSEYLQKHARADGWRPPRVSGRALVHVHCHHKAVIGSAEELALLGDMGLDVSEPEKGCCGLAGSFGFEAGHYEVSRAIGEQRLLPAVRAAGRDERVIANGFSCQTQIGQGTGREPQHLAEVLAAALPGRRTPEPVGAGRRRSDALTGTLVAAGAVLATGLLLRSLNRVRAASIPTDGDGP encoded by the coding sequence GTGACGATCAGCCTGACCGTGCTCCGCGAGGAGAACGAGCGCCCCCGGTTCGAGCGGCAGCGCCGCGACAGCGCCCGCACCGCGATCCCGCCGGACGCCGCCGGCGCGCTCGAAGCCGACCTCCGGCGCGCGACGACGGCCGAGGTCCGGTTCGACGCCGGCTCCCGCGCCCTGTACGCGACCGACGGCTCGAACTACCGGCAGGTGCCCATTGGTGTTGTCGTCCCGCGGACCGTGGACGACGTGGTTGCGACGGTCGCCGCGGCCCGCGCGCACGGGGCGCCGGTCCTGTCGCGCGGCGGCGGGACGAGCCTCGGCGGGCAGTGCTGCAACGTCGCGGTCGTGATGGACTTCTCCAAGTACCTGCACCGCGTCGTCCGCATCGACCCCGCGAGTAGGCTCGGCACGGTGCAGCCCGGCTGCGTCCTCGACACCCTCCGCGGGACGGCGAAGCGCGAGCACGGTCTGACGTTCAGCCCCGACCCGGCCACGCACACGCACTGCACCCTCGGTGGGATGCTCGGCAACGACTCGTGCGGCAGTCACTCGCTCCTCGGTGCGAAGTTCGGGCGCGGGCTCCGGGTGGCGGACAACACACACGAACTCGACGTCCTCACCTACGACGGCACCCGGATGCGGGTCGGCGCGACTCCGCCCGAGGAGTTGGAGCGGCTCATCGCCGCAGGCGGCCGCCGGGGAGAGATTTACGCGCGTCTGAAGGCCCTAAGAGACACGTACGCGGACGAGATCCGCACCCGCTTCCCGAAGCTCCCGCGCCGCGTGTCTGGCTACAACCTCGACGCGCTGCTCCCGGAGAACGGGTTCCACGTGGCCCAAGCACTGGTGGGGACCGAGAGCACCTGCGTCACGTACCTCGAGGCCACGCTGAACCTCGTTCCGGAGCCGGAGGCCCGGTCGCTCGTCGTGTTCGGCTACGCCGACGTGTATGCGGCCTGCGAGCACCTGATGGAGATTCTCGCTTCCCGGCCGACCGCCCTGGAGGGGCTGGATCACCTGCTCATCGAGTACGTGCAGAAGAAGGGCGACGAGACCGCGAACCTGAAGCTCCTGCCCGACGGTAAGGGGTTCCTGATGGTCGAGTTCGGCGGCGAAAGTAAGGCCGACTCGGACAACCAGGCGCGGCGGTGCATGGACAAGCTCAAGGGGTTGAAGAACCCGCCGTCGATGAAACTGTTCGACGACCCGCACGAGGAGCAGTTGCTCTGGAAGGTGCGCGAGGGCGGGCTCGGCTCGACGGCGTGGGTGCCCGGTCAGCCGGACGCGTGGCCGGGCTGGGAGGACTCGGCCGTTCCGCCGGAGCGCGTCGGCCCCTATCTGCGCGACCTCCGCGCCCTGTTCGACAAGTTCGACTACCACCCGTCGCTCTACGGGCACTTCGGCCAGGGGTGCATCCACTGCCGCGTCCCGTTCGACCTGTACACCACCGATGGCGTCAAGAAGTACCGCTCGTTCATGGACGAGGCGACCGACCTCGTGTGCCGGTACGGCGGGTCGCTGTCCGGCGAACACGGCGACGGCCAGGCCCGGGGCGAGTACCTGCCCAAAATGTTCGGCCCGACGCTGTACCAGGCGTTCCGCGAGTTCAAGGCGATCTGGGACCCGACCGGGAAGATGAACCCGGGCAAGAAGATCGACGCCTACCCGATCGACGCCAACCTGCGCCTCGGGCCGGACTACAACCCGCCCGAGCCGGACACGCACTTCTCCTACCCGAAAGACAAGCACTCGTTCGCGCGGGCCGCGCTGCGGTGCGTGGGTGTGGGCGAGTGCCGTCGCGAGAACGGGCACTCGACCATGTGCCCCAGTTACATGGTCACCCGCGAGGAGAAGCACAGCACCCGCGGCCGCGCCCGCATGTTGTTCGAGATGATGAACGGCGAGGTGATCACCGACGGGTGGCGCAGCCCGGAGGTGAAGGACGCGCTCGACCTGTGCCTGTCGTGCAAGGGGTGCAAGCACGACTGCCCGGTGAACGTGGACATGGCCACGTACAAGGCGGAGTTCCTCTCGCACTACTACGCCGGCCGCGCCCGCCCGCGGCACGCCTACGCGATGGGGCTCATCGACGTCTGGGCGCGCCTCGCCGCGGCCGCGCCGGGCGTGGCGAACCTCTTCAGCCAGACGCCGGGTCTCCGCTCCGCCGCCAAGTGGCTCGGCGGGCTGGCGCCGGAGCGGGCGATGCCGGCGTTCGCCACCGAGACCTTCAAGAGCTGGTACTTCGGCCGCCCGAACCCCCGGCGCTCGGGTCGCCCGGTCGTCCTGTGGGCGGACACGTTCACGAATTATTTCAAACCGGAGCGCGGCAAGGCCGCGGTCGCGGTGCTGGAAGACGCCGGTTGCCGGGTAATCGTTCCGCGGGCGCACCTGTGCTGCGGCCGACCGCTCTACGACTACGGCATGCTCGACACCGCGCGGGGCTACCTGCGGACCGTTCTCGCGACGCTCCAGCCGGCCATCGAAACCGGTGTGCCGGTGATCGGGCTGGAGCCCAGTTGCACCGCCGTGTTCCGTGACGAGCTGGTCGAGATGTTCCCATTGAACGAGGACGCGAAGCGGTTGCACGACCAGACCTTTTACCTCAGCGAGTACCTCCAGAAGCACGCGCGGGCCGACGGGTGGCGCCCCCCGAGGGTCAGCGGCCGGGCGCTCGTTCACGTTCACTGTCACCACAAGGCGGTCATCGGGTCGGCAGAAGAATTGGCCCTGCTCGGGGACATGGGCCTCGACGTCTCCGAACCGGAGAAGGGCTGTTGCGGGCTGGCCGGGTCGTTCGGGTTCGAGGCCGGGCACTACGAGGTCTCCCGGGCGATCGGCGAACAGCGCCTGCTGCCCGCCGTGCGCGCGGCCGGGCGGGACGAGCGGGTGATTGCCAACGGCTTCAGTTGCCAAACGCAGATCGGTCAGGGCACGGGGCGCGAACCGCAACACCTCGCAGAAGTGCTCGCCGCCGCTCTGCCGGGCCGGCGGACCCCCGAACCCGTCGGCGCCGGGCGCCGGCGCTCCGACGCGCTCACCGGGACGCTCGTCGCGGCCGGGGCCGTCCTGGCGACCGGGTTACTCCTGCGGTCGCTCAACCGGGTGCGGGCGGCATCGATCCCAACTGACGGAGACGGACCATGA
- a CDS encoding SDR family oxidoreductase → MAESSNGGSRPEVVVVTGASAGVGRAVVREFAKSGAHLALIARGTDGLEGARREVEACGGRALVLPLDVADAGAVDRAAERVERELGPIDVWVNDAMVSVFSPVAQMTADDYRRVTEVTYLGFVHGTLAALRHMLPRDRGTIVQVGSALAYRGIPLQSAYCAAKHAVKGFTESLRCELIHAGSGVKVTMVQLPAVNTPQFDWSKSRMPRRAQPVPPIYEPEVPARAIHYAAHHYRREWNVGLMTDVAITGNAIAPGLGDYYLGKTGYDSQMTAEPEDPNRPDNLHHPLPGDRGAHGRFDARSARASEQWWVTKNRAPLALAGIGLLGLALLAARPRRA, encoded by the coding sequence GTGGCCGAATCGAGCAACGGTGGCTCCCGTCCGGAAGTGGTCGTCGTGACTGGGGCGTCGGCGGGTGTGGGCCGAGCCGTGGTCCGCGAGTTCGCCAAAAGCGGGGCGCACCTGGCCCTCATCGCCCGCGGAACGGACGGTCTGGAGGGTGCGCGGCGCGAGGTGGAAGCGTGCGGCGGGCGGGCGCTCGTCCTCCCCCTCGATGTGGCCGACGCTGGCGCCGTGGACCGCGCCGCCGAGCGGGTGGAGCGGGAACTCGGCCCGATCGACGTCTGGGTGAACGACGCGATGGTGTCCGTCTTCTCACCCGTTGCGCAGATGACTGCCGACGACTACCGCCGGGTGACGGAAGTGACGTACCTGGGTTTCGTTCACGGCACCCTGGCCGCCTTGCGCCACATGCTCCCGCGCGACCGGGGGACCATCGTTCAGGTCGGCTCCGCACTCGCGTACCGCGGGATCCCGCTCCAGTCGGCGTACTGTGCGGCCAAACACGCCGTTAAGGGATTCACTGAATCGCTCCGGTGCGAGCTGATCCACGCCGGCAGCGGCGTGAAGGTGACGATGGTCCAGCTCCCGGCGGTGAACACGCCTCAGTTCGACTGGTCCAAGTCCCGGATGCCGCGCCGGGCGCAGCCGGTTCCGCCGATCTACGAGCCGGAAGTGCCCGCGCGGGCGATTCACTACGCGGCCCATCACTACCGCCGCGAATGGAACGTCGGACTCATGACCGACGTCGCGATTACCGGGAACGCCATCGCCCCCGGGCTCGGAGACTACTACCTGGGGAAAACCGGATACGACTCCCAGATGACGGCCGAACCGGAAGACCCGAACCGACCGGACAACTTGCACCACCCGCTCCCCGGCGACCGCGGCGCACACGGCCGGTTCGACGCCCGTTCTGCCCGGGCCAGCGAGCAATGGTGGGTCACGAAGAACCGCGCCCCTCTCGCCCTCGCCGGCATCGGGCTACTGGGACTGGCGCTCCTCGCCGCCCGCCCGCGCCGCGCGTAG
- a CDS encoding DUF1501 domain-containing protein, which produces MNRFQHPRVSRRTAIQAGAISLLGLGMNHAAGLRALAAENRSEPLTAKPKAVIYIFLSGGLGQHDSFDPKPDAPENIRGEFQPIATRTPGVHICEHLPLLAARSDRWALVRSLTHPPTSTRSDTT; this is translated from the coding sequence ATGAACCGCTTCCAGCACCCACGCGTGTCGCGGCGAACCGCCATCCAGGCCGGAGCCATTAGCCTGCTCGGGCTCGGGATGAACCACGCTGCGGGTCTTCGCGCCCTCGCCGCCGAGAACCGATCCGAGCCGCTGACCGCGAAGCCCAAGGCGGTGATCTACATCTTCCTCTCCGGCGGGCTCGGTCAGCACGATAGCTTCGATCCCAAGCCCGACGCGCCCGAGAACATCCGCGGTGAGTTCCAGCCGATCGCGACCCGCACGCCGGGGGTCCACATCTGCGAACACTTGCCGCTGCTGGCGGCACGGAGCGACCGCTGGGCACTGGTTCGGTCTCTGACGCACCCTCCAACTTCCACTCGGTCGGACACCACATGA
- a CDS encoding TIGR02996 domain-containing protein encodes MTERDALLRAICANPDDDTPRLVYADWLDEHGDRRDRARAGLIRASISIHRGIVPTCNRITGDNVTREGLVSPVKRCRCDWCKLSRRSWMASRSYAGEWRGEALKPIEDERVRQAGQVIRDGGDLRALFATHTPIDVLFRRGFVECLSLTVSDFMGHAGSLCTLSPIAEIRLISNAPMECSPGHAWDRRYPEGRFQFRDFGPWTPGLEFDGNDVPSEIYELMPDAVVLEDDEHLKLYPSRERADESLRHACLMWGRQERDRLWARSAAAAA; translated from the coding sequence ATGACCGAACGCGACGCCCTGCTGCGCGCGATCTGCGCCAACCCCGACGACGACACGCCGCGCCTGGTGTACGCCGATTGGCTCGATGAACATGGTGATCGACGCGATCGGGCGCGGGCCGGGCTCATCCGCGCGAGCATCAGCATACACCGCGGCATCGTGCCGACGTGTAATCGGATCACAGGTGACAACGTGACGCGCGAGGGTTTGGTGAGCCCGGTCAAGCGGTGCCGGTGTGACTGGTGCAAGCTCTCGCGGCGGTCGTGGATGGCGTCCCGGTCATACGCAGGAGAGTGGAGAGGCGAGGCGCTTAAACCAATTGAGGACGAACGTGTCCGTCAGGCCGGGCAGGTGATCCGAGACGGTGGCGACCTTCGCGCGCTCTTCGCGACCCACACGCCGATCGATGTGCTGTTCCGGCGCGGGTTCGTTGAGTGCCTGAGTTTGACAGTAAGCGATTTCATGGGCCACGCAGGATCGCTGTGCACGCTGAGCCCCATAGCCGAGATCAGGTTGATCAGCAACGCCCCGATGGAATGCAGTCCCGGCCACGCCTGGGACCGACGCTATCCGGAGGGTCGGTTCCAGTTCCGCGATTTCGGACCGTGGACGCCGGGGCTCGAGTTCGATGGGAACGATGTCCCGAGTGAGATCTACGAACTGATGCCAGACGCCGTCGTTCTGGAGGACGACGAGCACTTGAAGCTGTACCCGTCCCGCGAGCGGGCAGATGAATCTCTACGCCATGCGTGCCTGATGTGGGGCCGACAGGAGCGAGACCGGCTCTGGGCGCGAAGCGCAGCTGCGGCTGCGTGA
- a CDS encoding helix-turn-helix domain-containing protein, with amino-acid sequence MADADVKVLFGRRVRQLRKAKGVSQEAFAHSVKIDRSYFGSIERGERNVSLDNICLIAEGLGVAPAQLLTFDSLPDPESSTGTTGA; translated from the coding sequence ATGGCGGACGCGGACGTGAAGGTGCTGTTCGGGAGGCGGGTGCGCCAACTCCGCAAGGCCAAGGGCGTGTCCCAAGAGGCGTTCGCCCACAGCGTCAAGATCGACCGCAGCTACTTCGGCTCGATCGAGCGGGGCGAGCGCAACGTCAGCTTGGATAATATTTGCTTGATCGCCGAGGGCCTCGGGGTCGCACCCGCACAACTGCTGACGTTCGACTCGCTCCCCGACCCGGAATCCTCAACCGGTACGACGGGCGCATAG
- a CDS encoding tyrosine-type recombinase/integrase has product MPRPKNEVPVYKHHKSTGLARCWVNGRWVSLGKYGSAESKAEFERILAELRSGVPATSVAVASESLTVDQILLVFLKHANEHYRRADSTPTDQVVEYKRALAPVHKIYGHVPAMEFGPLALKTVRKAYIDAGICRTLINSRIGKVKRVFKWAVSEQLVPVAVYTALATVEGLKEGRTSVRESEPVRPVDPAVVEATLARLNRHVRGLVEFQRLTACRPGEAMSLRQCDIDMTGDVWLYRPPQHKTKHKGKKRTIAIGPKGQELIKGFFTENASDYLFSPSRAAEEYQAARAANRKTPLYPSHVKSNASRRVGANRKRKPRERYGRQSYLTAIERACDRAFPLPADLARKRKDNGRMETPAEWRKRLSADERERVKAWREKHQWFPYQLRHTAATEIRRRHGLESAQVALGHAHAKTSEIYAEKNEGLAAKVAAEIG; this is encoded by the coding sequence ATGCCCCGTCCCAAGAACGAAGTCCCCGTCTACAAGCACCACAAGTCCACTGGCTTGGCCCGTTGCTGGGTGAATGGCCGGTGGGTCTCCCTCGGCAAGTACGGCTCGGCCGAATCTAAAGCCGAGTTCGAACGTATCCTCGCCGAACTGCGATCGGGAGTGCCGGCCACTTCTGTGGCTGTCGCCTCCGAGTCCCTCACCGTTGACCAGATCCTGCTCGTCTTCCTGAAACACGCCAACGAGCACTACCGCCGCGCCGACAGTACCCCGACCGATCAGGTCGTCGAATACAAGCGCGCGCTGGCACCAGTCCACAAAATCTACGGGCATGTCCCCGCGATGGAGTTTGGGCCGCTCGCCCTAAAGACCGTCCGGAAGGCGTACATCGATGCCGGGATCTGCCGCACCCTCATCAACAGCCGAATCGGGAAGGTGAAGCGCGTCTTCAAGTGGGCCGTGTCGGAGCAGCTCGTTCCGGTGGCCGTGTACACCGCACTGGCGACGGTCGAAGGCCTCAAAGAGGGGCGGACGTCCGTCCGCGAGAGCGAGCCCGTGCGCCCGGTCGATCCGGCCGTTGTCGAGGCCACGCTCGCACGCCTGAACCGGCACGTCCGCGGCCTGGTGGAGTTCCAGCGGCTCACAGCCTGCCGGCCAGGTGAGGCCATGTCGCTCCGGCAGTGCGACATCGATATGACGGGCGACGTGTGGTTGTACCGGCCGCCGCAGCACAAGACGAAGCACAAGGGTAAGAAGCGCACCATCGCCATCGGACCGAAGGGACAGGAACTCATCAAGGGGTTCTTCACCGAGAACGCGAGTGACTACCTGTTCTCACCGAGCCGGGCCGCTGAGGAGTACCAGGCGGCGCGGGCTGCAAACCGGAAGACGCCCCTCTACCCGTCACATGTGAAGAGCAACGCGTCGAGACGGGTCGGGGCGAACCGCAAGAGGAAGCCGCGCGAACGGTACGGACGCCAGTCATACCTCACGGCGATCGAGCGCGCGTGTGACCGCGCGTTCCCGCTCCCCGCGGACCTCGCCCGGAAGCGGAAGGACAACGGGCGGATGGAGACGCCCGCGGAGTGGAGAAAACGCCTCTCCGCCGACGAGCGCGAGCGGGTGAAGGCGTGGCGCGAGAAACACCAGTGGTTCCCGTACCAGCTCCGGCACACTGCGGCGACCGAGATTCGCCGCCGGCACGGTCTCGAATCAGCTCAGGTCGCTCTCGGACACGCGCACGCGAAAACGTCGGAGATTTACGCCGAGAAGAACGAAGGGCTCGCGGCGAAGGTTGCCGCTGAGATCGGGTGA